The Breoghania sp. L-A4 sequence AGGGATTCTGCGCGTGCCGCAGGGCGGATCGCATCCGCCCTGCTCCGCCACGACAGTCCTGTTTGCGCTATTCGGTTTGCACCGGAATGCTGACCGAAATCGTCGGCTTGCCCATCATCTTGACCGGAAAGCGCGACCCGACAAACGATGTGTCGACCGGTTCAACCTCCACCTGCAGTTTTCCGCCGGCGATTTCGCTCAACGGCAGGTCGAAGTCGAAGTGCGCCATCGCATTCTTGACGCAATTTTCGCACTTTTCCGGCTCATCCGGCTGGAACATGAAGCGCGTGGCGATCGGCTTGCCGTCCTTCAACAGATGAACCTTGAAGCTGCCCGGGATCTTCAACCGGTTGATGCCGCTGGCCGTCACCATGGCGCGTTGCGGATTAATCGACACGCTGCGCTCCAGCGGCACCGATTGCGCCGTCTTCGCGGCCAGGGCGATAAGAGGCTGTTTGGTGGCCGGCGGGGCATAATCGACGTCCAGCGACTTCACCGAGTCGATGACTTTGATGGAACTGAGCGCGACGGGCAGGCTTGTGAACGGTTCCAGCGCCTGCAGCGGCGGGACGGTGAAGATCTGATAGCTCGCCAGGTCCGTCTGCTTGTCGATGGTCGAGAGCAACCCGTTCAGCTCGGTGGCGCCAACCTTCTTCTGCCATTCCCACCACAGCCGGTCCCAGTTCGAATGAAAGAACCAGAAAACGGGATCGAAGGCTGCGACCGACTGGTTGGCCATCGTCGGCCCGATAGCACCATGTCCGCCGTCGTGCGCCGCGATGATCGTGTTGTAGGGCGCTCCGGACCAGTAGCCGTGGAAGTCTTCCCAGTCGGTCTTTGTCAGCGCCCGCTCCAGATCGGCGGTCACGTTGTACGTCAACAGGTTGCTCTTGATGTCGGGATAGCTGAACCTGGTTGTCTTGTAACCCTTGCTGAAGCCGCCACCGATGTCGGCGGGCAGCGTGTAGCTGTCGAAGGGCGCCTTCTTGAGAAAGTCCGGAAACGGCGTCGTGATGTCCCAGTATGGAAGCGTCACATCCTCGCATCCGGGGACCGAGCGCAGCGCGTTCTCGAAATTGAACATGTAGGCCCGGTGCCAGGGATTGTAGCCGGGCACATGATGCTGGCAGTAAAGCGGCGCGGGAAGCCAGTGGTAGCCGGCCTGCATGAAATAGCAGTTGGGATCCGTGAGATCCTTGTCCTTCGCGAGAATTCCCTCGAACGCCGTCTTGACCAGTTTCAGCTCCGCGTCGCTCAGTGAATTGAGATCCTTCCTGACGCGCCCTGCGCCGCTCGTCCCGGCCGGGGCCGCCAGTGTGGCTGTTTCCCCGTCCGGTGCGGCTTTCCCCTTCGGATAACCGTCGGTCATCCAGTTGAGAAACGTCTGGACCATGTCCGCCGTCCAGGGGTCCCCCGGCGGCATGGTCTTGGCGGCCACCTGGCCGTAGATGGTGCCTGCGGACGCCCGCACCTGCTCGTAGCTTGTCAGGTCGAGCCCCTGCGTCTGCATGTGGGCGATGTCCGTATCGGTGAACATCAGCCGGATGGTGTCGTACCAGGTCGGGTGTGCAACGGGATAATTTGGCGATTGGGGCACTAAAATCTCCTGTCAAAAAATTACACCGGGTGCAGCATGAGGCAGACACTCAGCGTTGGATTTCCCATCCGATCGGGATCGACGGCCTTGCGAGACCCGTCCGCGTCGAGCGCTTCAATGTCGACGCTGAGTGTGCCGCCAGACACGACGTCGATGGGCAAGATAAAATCGAAATGAGCGGCCTGACTTGGTCCGCCGAGCCCGCCGGCATCCGCCCCGTCGGAGGGCTGGAAGAAAAAACGCGATGCAATCCGCTGGCCGTTCATCAGAAGATGGACCGAGAACGATCCGCCGATGGCCGCGCTGTCCAGCCCGTCAATCGCAACATTCACATCGCGGGCCTGGACCGCAACGCCTTGGGAAATGGCAACAGACTTGCGAGGCTTCCGCGCACGTTCCATCACCGCCGGCCCACGCGTTCAAATCACGAAATGCATTTCTCGAACAAAATCAATTATTCAGACACAAAACCTTGAACCCCTCCGGGCTCAATATACTTGATCGTACATCTTGCGCCCACGGGAGCGCAATGCCGCCACGGAAATTTGAAGCGCGGGACAGACGCACCCGCCGCCGGAAATGAAAAGGCCGGTCCATGGACCGGCCCCACACGGTTGTGCTACTCCCGCTCATTACTAACGTATCCACGTAACCTTCTTGGCTTACGAATGACATGACGGCTTCGATGGGTCCGCGGCCCATGTTGCGGTAACCTAGATGTGGGCATTCGGTGTTGTAATGGATGAGCCAGGCGTCGAGATCGGTCTGCAGGGCTTCGACGCTCGGACAGAATGTCTCGCGCATCTTCACGCGGAAGAACGCGTCGAGGACGGCGCCGTTGAACCGCTCGACGAAACCGTTCGTCTTTGGCGTCCTGACTTTGGTTCGGCGATGCTCGATGCCGTTGAGCTCGAGATAGAGCTTGACGTTGCCCCACGGACCTAATCCTATTTGAAATAGACTCGGCCCATCGAAATGAATAGCCCCGAGTTTTCTAGACGCCCTCGGCTCTCATTTTCCGCTGCCGTTCGAAATCGACGGGTGACAGTATCCCGTTCCTCACATGCTTGCGCTTCGGGTTGTAGAACATCTCGATGTAGTCGAACACATCCTGCCGGGCTTCAACGCGGGTCTTGTAGGTCCGGCGCCGTGTCCGTTCCCGCTTGAGCAGATTGAAGAAGCTCTCCGCAACAGCGTTGTCGTGGCCGTTCCCGCGACGGCTCATGGAGTGTTCCAGGTTATGAGCCCTGAGGAATGATGCCCAGTCCATGCTGGTGAATTGGGTGCCTTGGTCTGAGTGGATCAGCACCTTGTGCTTTGGCTTCCGTCTCCACACCGCCATCAGCAATGCCTGCAGGACCACGTCATCGTCTGACGGCTCTACATCAACCAGCCGACGACGCGGCGGGAGTAGAGATCGATCACGACGGCCAGATAGGCGAAGCCCTCCAGCGTCCTGATATAGGTAATGTCGGTGACCCAGATCCGGTCTGGCGCGCCCACATCGAACTGCCGGTCCATGCGTTGTCGACGACCAATGACGGCTTGCCGCCATGGCTGCTCGGTCGGCGCTTGTAGCCGATCTGTGCCTTGATGCCCGCCAGCTTGGCCAGTCGAGCAACGCGGTTCGGACAGCACGTCTCGCCCTGATCCAGCAGATCGTCGTGCAGCTTGCGATAGCCATACACCTTGCCGCTTTCCTTCCAAACCTTGCTGATGAGTTCGGTCTGGCGAGCGTCTTCCTTCGCCCGCTTGCTCAGCGGGTTCTTCAGCCAGGCGTAGAAGCCGCTCGGATGGGGTGCGCAGGCACCGGCACATCGCCCGCACCGAGAACAGCGGGCGATGCTCGGCGACGAACGCGTATCTCACTTTGCATCCCTGGCGAAATACGCGTTCGACTGCGTCTCACCTATTTTTAGGATGTCGCGCTCCTCGGTGACCCTCGCCAGCTCGCCCTTCAGGCGCCTGATCTCGGCGTCCCTGTCATCGCCGCCGGGCGGCAGCGAGAACTTCCTCTTCCAGGCGTAGAGCGAGTGCGGACTGACGCCCAGCCGCTTCGAAACCTCCGCGACCGGATAGCCCCGCTCGGTGATCTGCGCCACCGCGTCCCGTTTGAAATCGTCGCTGAAATTGCCTTTGACCATCATGGCCTCCTTGCCTCAAAATTAGGGAAGAAGGCGTCTACGAAGCTTGGGGCTATTCAGAGTCCTGAACTGCGACGAAAACTAATTTTTACCAGCTATTCGTTCAACTCCTGCATTAACCTACCTGCCAAATCACTGGCTACCCAAATCGAATGATCAATTTTCCCTGAAAACACAGTATAAAAGGGATGTTTTGTCTCCAATTTCTCGATGAGCGACGGTCGCCTATCAGTACTATCAACGCCCGCAAGAACCACACGAACTGTTGCCAAAAAGTCTATGTACTCTGCGCTGGAAATATCTGGAAGCCAATGCGATGACGAACGAACCATTTGCTCATATGCATCCCTGGCAGCGTCATCCCCTATGGCCTCTCTTGGGGACTTCCATTTCTTTGGATAATTCCTACCAATAAATGTGTCTCGTACCGTGTGATCAACATGATAAAGAAGATATTGTCCTGATTTACCAAACGGGAGAATTGTAAAAAACCGTCCATCCATAACGGTGATGCCGACTGGCGGCTTCTCACTTCTCCACTTAACAATGGGAACAACTGTAAGCTCGTATTGCAGGTCTGTTAAAGAAACACCTAAAGATTCATTGAATGAGTTGAAACTTGAATATGTACAATTTACAATTGACCTCGCATTTATGGTAACATTATCGGCCTTTAAAACAAAGCCATCTATAGACTCTTCGACAGAACTCACGTTGCTGTCAAAGAGGACGGCTACATTATTCCTATCAAGATCTGAGCTTACTAAATATTTAAGAATGCGCGAATCGTAAACAACCTCATCGGTATATATCCCACCAGAGACATTTCTTAATGAAGGTTTGAAATCATCAAGATCGATTTCATCTGTTTTCAAATTCGCCTTACGACAGAAATCCAGATACTCGGCGAAGTTAACATTGCTGCCTTCACTGCTAACAAAATACGCGTTTGGAAATCCGCGCAAGATGCTTTCATTGAACCTCTTTTGGAATGCATGAAAGCCTCTCTGACAGTGCACTGCCGTTTCTATATCTCGGGGTAATGATAACCAAGGTGAAGTCTGTTTTGGTTATTTAGGGTGGCACCCTGCATCAACGACGATTCTCGCTCCAGTAACTTCACGCTTAACCCTAATTTTGACAGCTCAATTGCCGACAAGCAGCCAAATATACCTCCTCCTATTACTACCGCGTCAACTTTGGACACTTCACTCGCCTTTGACATCGATGAACTTTCCACCTAATGATCTCGAACTCGGATGGTCAACCTCAAAACAAAATTCAGCTAGATCTTTCTTAAGACTAGTTCCTCTACAGGAGTT is a genomic window containing:
- a CDS encoding tyrosinase family protein, translated to MPQSPNYPVAHPTWYDTIRLMFTDTDIAHMQTQGLDLTSYEQVRASAGTIYGQVAAKTMPPGDPWTADMVQTFLNWMTDGYPKGKAAPDGETATLAAPAGTSGAGRVRKDLNSLSDAELKLVKTAFEGILAKDKDLTDPNCYFMQAGYHWLPAPLYCQHHVPGYNPWHRAYMFNFENALRSVPGCEDVTLPYWDITTPFPDFLKKAPFDSYTLPADIGGGFSKGYKTTRFSYPDIKSNLLTYNVTADLERALTKTDWEDFHGYWSGAPYNTIIAAHDGGHGAIGPTMANQSVAAFDPVFWFFHSNWDRLWWEWQKKVGATELNGLLSTIDKQTDLASYQIFTVPPLQALEPFTSLPVALSSIKVIDSVKSLDVDYAPPATKQPLIALAAKTAQSVPLERSVSINPQRAMVTASGINRLKIPGSFKVHLLKDGKPIATRFMFQPDEPEKCENCVKNAMAHFDFDLPLSEIAGGKLQVEVEPVDTSFVGSRFPVKMMGKPTISVSIPVQTE